TAACGGGAACGAAATGTTGGTGATAATTACAGTCATCAGTCGGGTTTCTGCAGGGAGTGGAGGAGTTCCACTGTAGTGAGGAGGGGTTTGTTTCTTTAGGACCGCGAcgctgtttggtttgttttaaatgactCGTGCTGATCCACATTAACACATGTTTACACTCACAgcaggaacccccccccccccccccacagccctCGGCAGCTCATCTGTCTGGCTTGTTTCTTTTCAACCGCACGCTCCAAGAGTTCTCAAATGTCAGGCTAACCTTTAAGTCCGTCTAACAGAATGAGTGCGATAAACCAAACCGGCctttaaagagctgctgaagACGCAGCGCCGCCGTTTCTCCTGCAACAGGACAAAAGCTGAAGTTCTGGCCCAGCGGGGGAACGATGTGGCCTTTATGCTGCACACACTTTAATGAAGCCCTCCTGCGTGTGTTCCCGACCATCAGGCACCTTTGCGGTCATCAGCCTGATGATCGGCGGCGTGGTTGTGAGGGAGGCCCCGGACTCCATGTTTTACGTCCTGCCTGTCAACGGGTCCAACGCGTCCCTGGTGCTGAACGTGGAGGAACGTGACGCCCGCAGGGTGCAGGTGGCGGTGGTGCTCACCACGCTGGTGGGATTCATTCAGGTGAGACCTCAGGGGAAACGGCGTCGGCGTCTCTACAGCGAAACTGAGCCGGTCCTCTGCGCCGCCGCCGTTTCAGATCGTCCTGGGCCTCCTCAGGTTCGGCTTCGTGGCGATCTACCTCACCGAGCCTCTGGTGCGAGGCTTCACCACGGCGGCCGCCGTGCACGTGGTCATCTCCCAGCTGAAGTACCTGCTGGGGGTGAAAACGCAGCGCTTCTCCGGACCGCTCTCCGCCATCTACGTGAGTCTGAGCGACTcccagctgtgtgttttcagaaacgAGGCCACGTCCGCACGACAGAGGTTTCAGTGGAAACGTCGTCGTGTGGACGGGTCCTGAGAGCGCCGCGTGCGTCTCCGCAGAGCGTCCAAGCCGTCCTCAGCGACATCGCCAGCACCAACGTCACCACGCTGCTCCTCGGCCTGGCGTGCCTCGTCTTCCTGTACGGCGTCAAGGACGTCAACGAACGCTTCAAGAAGAAGCTGCCCATCCCCATTCCCGGGGAGATCATCATCGTGATCGTGTCCACCGGCGTCTCGTACGGTTTGTCCCTCTCGGACGGCTACCGGGTGGACGTGGTGGGGAAGATACCAACAGGGTTcgctgctccttcttcttctgcggCACTAAACACAGGATGTGACGGCGCCGTGTCCGTACTGAGGCTGTTCTCCCATGTGCCCTCAGGCTCCTgcccccctccgcccctcaCTTCTCCCTCCTGCCCAGCCTGGTGACGGACGCCTTCGCCGTGGCCATCGTGGGGTTTTCCATGGGCATCTCGCTCGCCAAGATCTTCGCCCTGAAGCACGGCTACAGCGTGGACGGCAACCAGGTGAGCGCAGTCCCTCTAGCTCAGCCCGTCACGCCAGTCCGGAGCTGATCTGACGAAACCCGCTGAGGTTTAGAAAATCACAGCgttggtggagctgcagctgaactcTGTGCTCGCTGACGCAGCCGAGGCTCTCTGGAGTTCACTGTGGTTGGCGTTTCAACACCGGTATTGACGCAGTGTTATTCAAACACTGCAGGGTCACTCctagctttctttttttttttttttttttcttcttctccaggaGCTGATCGCGCTCGGCCTCTGTAACTTCATCAGCTCCTTCTTCCAAACCTTCGCCATCACGTGCTCCATGTCCAGGAGTCTGGTGCAGGAGAGCACCGGAGGGAAAACGCAGGTAAAGAGCGCCCAGGTTGACTCACTCCCGTCGGGAAGGGAAGGTGTGACGCGCGTCTTTTGTGGTCAGATCGCCGGCCTGCTGGCGTCGCtcatggtgctgctggtggtcgtGGCCATCGGGTTCGTCTTCCAGCCGCTCCCCCAGGTGGGTCACGGCTCCGACCGTCGGTCCAGCCGGAGAGTCGCCCGCCGCTCTGATGTCCCTCTCGCCTGTCTCTCCCAGACCGCGCTGGCCGCCATCATCATGGTGAACCTGCTGGGCATGTTCAAGCAGTTCCGAGATATCCCCAGTCTCTGGAGGACGAGCAAGATCGAACTGGTTAGTccgttttttttggttttgatcTTGCATCTGTCTTCATGTCAACAGAGAGCAGCCTCCAGGTgcatgtaatttgacaccagcttcatccGCCTACTTCCTTTAGCTGCCACAGAAGAAGTCAGAGATCAGATCCATGATAGTCGCACCTCCTGTAGCTCCacccacaaaaaacaaaaaaactccagGAAGCATCATCGTGTCTGTAATTGGACACCAGCCTCATTATAAACTTATTGGCAGCAGTTTCCTGTTGAATGTCTCCTTACTGGTGTGAATGAAGGGACTCCACACCCCCATCCGCTGGTGGACTGCGGTACTGCAGGGCTGTAGCTGATTCCTCTTCCTCAGTTATTTCACCGCGGttcagatttcttctttttgtttttgtgtgtgcgtttccTGTCAGGCGATCTGGCTGGTGGCCTTCGTGGCCTCGGTGCTGTTGGGTCTGGATTACGGCCTCCTGGTGGCCATCGCGTTCGCCATCCTCACCGTGATCTACAGGACTCAGAGGTAcggctgcagcttccactccaCCCAGCTGGTTTTACTTGACGGATGTTAACACCGCCCGCCTGTGTTCAGCCCTAAAAGTTCCGTCCTGGGCCACGTCCCCCACACGGGCCTGTACTGTGACGTGGACGAGTACGAGGAGGTGAGCGGTCGACGTTTAGCAAACCGTCTCCAGGTCCGCAGACGCAAACTGTGGATGTCTGCTCCGTTGGTTCCCAGGCAGCCGAGTACGAGGGGATTAAGATTTTCCACTGCAACGCCTCAATCTACTTTGCGAACTGCGACCTCTACGTGAACGCCCTCAAGGAGAAGGTAATCCCAGCCGCTGTGTGCGAGATTAAGTTCCCCGAAatccacagaggaggagaggggatcCCAGCTTTCTCACAATTACAGAAAAACGTTAAATCACTGTGAGAAAGGAGGTTTATTGTGAGATCAACAGACTTCAGGTCAATCTCTTAATGTCCGGATTGAGCTCCACATACATGAATTAGCTTCCTTTGATTTcgctttttctttctctgtcttgttgTAGCAACAAGTCCATCTGATCGCTCTTGTTTGCTGCAAAATATGGCGTTGCATTATGCGTGTTTCTATAAATTCATGGCTTTGATGCTCATGCTCGTTGGAAAACTGCTTTTAGTTGGTGCCTTTGTGCAGTCTGGGTTCTGTATTCAGGTCTCATGAAATGAAACTGGACTGAAACATGCTGTCTAACATAGATAACAGGATTAAAAACAGGCCTGGCAGCCAGTGAGCTGTTGATTTTATCGTCTTGTAACAGTGTGATGAGGGTTTGAAACCTCCTCAGGCTCTGTGACGTGGGGAGTGTTTTCCTTCACACTCCCGGTGATTTTCGGGCCCGGGCTTGTTCAGCTCCAGGCGAACCCGACGTGTCGTTTAGCGGCTCTGATCTCCAGTTTGTGCGCAGACAGGAGTGGACCCCGCCTGCATGAACGCCGCCGGCAAATCTCCCCCGAAGCCGAAGGGCAAGACAAGCAGTAACCACTCCTCCCCGATGAGGATCTGTGCCAAAGTGAGTCCTGCTCCGGGTGTTTCCGTTGTGGTGGAGGACCGTCGATACACTGCCGCTGAGGTGTTCAATCTCTGCAGTATCAGGACGAGGCGGTGACCCACGAGGTTCTGCGTCAGAACGGCGGCCCGGCGGAGTCCAACCCCGAGGAGGccgtcttcctgcagcagcagcagcagcgcgccGCCGTCCACTCGCTGGTCCTGGACTGGACGCCCGTCTGCTTCATCGACTCCGTGGGAGCCAAAGCCATCAAGCAGGTGGGGTGAAGTTCCGCCTCGCCGCCTTCGGAGCGAGCCGGAGGCGCCGAGCCTGACGCCTGACGCCTCTCCGCAGGTCATCAAGGAGTACGCGGCGGTGGAGGTCGGGGTGGTCATCGCAGGCTGCAGCAGTGAGTCCGCGCTCCGCCTCGCGTCGTGACGGTGGGAGGGTGGGGGTTCTGACGCTCTCTCCGCCCGGATCCAGGAACCCTGCTGTCGGAGCTGGACGCGCTGCAGTTCTTCGGTGGGAACGTGGGCGCCGAGACGCTGTTCCCCACCGTGCACGACGCCGTGCTGCACTGTCTGCACCGCGGCCGCcagagagccgccgccgccgcgccctgAAGCACTCCAAAGACCGGAACCACTCATGTGCCCAAAGCAGCGACGGTGAAGAATTCCAGTGGACATTCCCACGGCCTTGTTCCTCCACGCTGcactttcctcctcctgctgcagctcgccgGGCCTGAGCCGGCGCTGATCAGAATGTTAACTTTCCCTCAGTTTGTGTTAAACAGGTCAGGATGCTGGTTACTGTACGTTTGCACTGCCGTTTCAGACACTTGGTGTAGTTGTGCTGTTCTTTTTCTAGGAACACCAGGTGCCTTTTCATGACGCTCAGACACTCAGATGtggaataaagtttatttttaagtgAACAAATCGATTCGACTCGGTTTCTCCGGACACCAAcatgtcaaaacacacacacgcacacacacactcagttgtAGGTCATGTATCTGGGGGTGGCGCTGAACTTGGCGTAGGACTTGATGACCTTGTTGACGGCCTCCAGGAAGTCCTTCTCCGTGGCGATCTTCCTGCGAGCCCTGATGGCGAACATGCCGGCCTCCGTGCACACGCTGCGGATCTCAGCACCTGGTCGGGTTGGAACGAAGCCAGATGAGATTTTACAGAAAACAGCTCAAAGCTCAGGTTTCTCACTGAGCTATAAAGTTTACAGAATATTAAAATAGGTTTAATCCAAGTAGACGTTCCTGCAAAAATGTATCTTGTTACACTGCCCTCATGTGGCCAAAGCTCCACTCTACCGAAGTTACAccgttttctctttcttctgtcatgttttaaaaaaaaaatcttcttgttttgaaagaaaattctcctcaaagtctgaaaatgtcaagaaaCTTGAAAAGTTCAGGAGTAAAGTGTTAAAGCggagaggaaaaaggaaacattGGGCAGAAAGTTTCATTCCTTCAGGTCCAGAGCTCATCTTGAGGGACTCAAATAAAAAACTACTCTGATGTACTCCAGGTTTGCTCCTTTCAGTCTTTGTCCTAAACGCAATGAAGTGTTTATCTCTTCAGCAGTGGTCAGCCACCAGAGAGTCGCTGGAATCTCTGGTAATAAGCTGGAATTGAAGACCAGCAGTCGGAGCCAGCTGGCCCATCAGACATCTGCAAATGTTAGGAGCTCTGTGAcctccagggggcgccacaAAACGGAGAAAAAATTCacccttaaagcgatacttcaacattttggcaaattggcccatctagggcaattcggtagtcatttagaacagcatacttactttttttgtgagggcgagctgttgtttattcagcggtgcgtctgaggagagcttcacggcggacataatggaagtggacggtacagttgcttccctcgtcaaactcatcaaatactaggggtgtttaaaaaaatcgattcggtgatatatcgcgatatgacgtcacgggattctcgcatcgattcaaaatacgtccatatcgatttttaattatgtatttacccggcaaatatccattgcggcgtctttttgtgtgctgcacttttactcctggccactagttggcagcacaccacaccaagagctttgcagagcctccagtccgccagaggaagaacagcatctcgcgagagctctcccggtggtttctttacactacCGTCTCGCGGTAACTGGATCACACAACAGTCTCCTGcggcggaggaagtgggagacgctccgaggaatatttataaagccggaatctggacgcactttggcttttacaaccaggacggagggacagataagagccacgccatttgtaaaatgtgctttgcaaaagtcaaataccgcggaaacaccaccaacccacatgcatttgagcaggatgtccccatgcaggacaccctgagggacCTGGACagtgtgagggacaggctgcgtccccccaggtgtgagaaggagcgttgcctcctcagcaggtccttcctccctgctgctatcagattctacagccagcactgctccaaccagtccaaacacacaccacactgttctaaatgacactcctgtgtatttgtcttctcatgtctcacatttttctataatattgtacatatgtctgtcctatatgtatatttaaataatatgtaactcatatctgttattaatattatagtttacatatgtgttctgtcttaaatatatatttaatttatatttgatttatatccgttagtgtatatctgttatttctttatatccgtctgaaacttatatttaaactatatttaaattatgtcatttagtttgtatctgttatttaattatatttatcctaaatttatagttaatttttctatgtatggttggaccttgtaaattctcatattttgcatttcttttttttttcctcattgcaatttccccctgtgagacaaataaaggaatttcaaatcaattcagttcaaggttttaaaatgattgcactttattttctcaaaacatgttacattattgaaggtatatgtagcctttatttttatttactgtttaaatgaaaaagtagcctgcaacttgtttgctgttaaatatagttgcttgagtacttctgttgcatttgggatgaataaaatgtgtttcatacaagttttctcatgaagtactactagtttacaaatttattgttcctaaagtatcgcaataatcgtcatgaacattggtatcgggatatatcgggatacatcgaatcgtgacccatgaatcgtgatacgaatcgtatcgccagatactaggcgatacacaccactatcaaatacacaatccaacaaccccacaacacactttggtggacacgttataatccgcacattcactacgctgtgaaacaccaacaaataatattgtagcgttacgacattgaagcaaatattgggaactactttttcttttgagatcactacgcccagacgccatgtttagtaagtagttccgtcttagcaatcttcgcaaaaaaactctcaatctcgtaattttgcattaatatttcacagcgtagtgaatgtggggattataacgtgtccaccaaagtgtgttttggggttgttggattgtgttggattgatgagtttgacgagggaatctactgtaccgtccacttccattatgtccgccgtgaagctctcctcagactcaccgctgaataaacaacagctcgccctcacaaaaaaagtaaatatgctgttctaaatgactaccgaattgccctagatgggccaatttgccagaatgttgaagtatcgctttaattatagaaaaaaaatagcaatTACTACTAAGTTAGAAAATGGAAAAGCTCGCAATGATTCAATTGTAAAATTAATTTTACTACAAAGATAACAGAAGAGAAGCCTCCACGTTCAGGTTCTCCTCTAATCACTAACACTCCTGTCTTCAGACACAACTTTAACATATTTAAATTCCACATGTGCAAACATTGGGCTATCAACACTTAtctaaaaataaacacttgaatCTACTTTTATATCTGATTAATATGCAAACTGGTTATTTAAAGTCATGTTGATGTATTTATGATTCATTACCATTATAATCATTTATTGACTTATTTATGGGATTTTATTTTGTCGTAATATTGTATTTCAGcctttattgtatttattaagCATGAATAAATTAAAGACAAAGGTAAAAATAATGCTGTTTTAGAAGAGTATGTAAATTGGTGCCATATAACATCTGGCCtcggacgtgtgtgtgtgtgtgtgtgtgtgtgtgtgtctctctctctctctcaccggTGCTGTTGGGACAGAGGCGAGCCAGCAGCTCGAAGCGGATGTCTCTCTCCACGCTCATGGAGCGGGCGTGGATCTTGAAGATGTGGGTGCGGCCCTGCAGGGTGAAGTAAACACTCGTGTGTAAGAAGTCATTTTATCTGGAATCAC
The sequence above is drawn from the Salarias fasciatus chromosome 17, fSalaFa1.1, whole genome shotgun sequence genome and encodes:
- the slc26a5 gene encoding prestin; the encoded protein is MDQEAAAAAAAREDAESPLMYRIERPVYDEAFIRTSLLKRKEKSSTVRQRLAEKIQCSSQRAKALALSFLPILTWLPNYPVKQYLFSDVVSGLSTSVVQLPQGLAYAMLAAVPPVYGLYSSFYPVLLYTFFGTSRHISIGTFAVISLMIGGVVVREAPDSMFYVLPVNGSNASLVLNVEERDARRVQVAVVLTTLVGFIQIVLGLLRFGFVAIYLTEPLVRGFTTAAAVHVVISQLKYLLGVKTQRFSGPLSAIYSVQAVLSDIASTNVTTLLLGLACLVFLYGVKDVNERFKKKLPIPIPGEIIIVIVSTGVSYGLSLSDGYRVDVVGKIPTGLLPPSAPHFSLLPSLVTDAFAVAIVGFSMGISLAKIFALKHGYSVDGNQELIALGLCNFISSFFQTFAITCSMSRSLVQESTGGKTQIAGLLASLMVLLVVVAIGFVFQPLPQTALAAIIMVNLLGMFKQFRDIPSLWRTSKIELAIWLVAFVASVLLGLDYGLLVAIAFAILTVIYRTQSPKSSVLGHVPHTGLYCDVDEYEEAAEYEGIKIFHCNASIYFANCDLYVNALKEKTGVDPACMNAAGKSPPKPKGKTSSNHSSPMRICAKYQDEAVTHEVLRQNGGPAESNPEEAVFLQQQQQRAAVHSLVLDWTPVCFIDSVGAKAIKQVIKEYAAVEVGVVIAGCSRTLLSELDALQFFGGNVGAETLFPTVHDAVLHCLHRGRQRAAAAAP